The window TGGCAATGGCTTCCCCATGGTATTCTTAAAATAAAGATTGAGATGAAATCTCTCACACATTAATTGATTAAAATAATTTCATTAACGTAAAGCCCTTAAGTGAGGAGTGAAACTATGAGAAAATCTTTTTTATTCTTTTTTGTTTTTTTTATTGTCGTGAGCTCATATTCCGAAATGATTTATGCACAGACCTTACAAAACCTGGAGAAACAATCCGGTAGTGCGGAAAGTGATAAACAAGGTCAGGGAGACTATGCAGTTAACGACGACAGTGACTTTGATAGCATCGATGTAGAGCTGGAAGCAACCTTTGTCAGGGACCCTATTCAGCCGTACAACCGTGCCATCCATGCATTCAATGACAAGTTTTATTTTTATGCAGTGAAACCGATGACTAAAGGATACGACAAAGTAGTTCCGGAAAAAGCGCAATTATGCGTCAGGAATTTTTTCTCGAATATTAAAATGCCTATCCGTTTTTTCAACTGTCTTTTTCAGGGTAAATTTAAGGGGGCTGGTACAGAAGGTCTGCGTTTTCTCATTAATTCTACAATTGGGGGAGTAGGATTTACTGATCCGGCTAAGAAATATTTTGATCTGGAAAAACAGGATGAAGACTTTGGGCAGACTCTGGGACACTACAAGATGGGCAATAGCATCTTTATCGAATGGCCGTTTATCGGGCCGTCAAGCGTCCGTGATACTATTGGTTATATCGGGGATATGGCACTGAACCCTCTTACGATCGCATCATTTTTTGTAACTCCCTTTATAACCACCGGGGCAGGGACGTATAATGAGTTTAATGAAGTTGCCCTTGAAAAAGGAGAGATGTATGAAACCATAGTAGGATCGGCCATCGATCCCTATATTGCTGTTCAGGATTCTTATATCCAAAATAGAAATAAGAAAATTAGAGAATAATTTCACATTGTGTTGATAGCGGATTACCAAAATCTCACGGCTCGTTGAAATTTAACTGCTTGTCTTGGCTGTTACATTTCAACGAGTGATTTGTTTTCTCTCATTTTATCAGGTATCTGTCTTGGTCAATTCCTGGGAAGACGAAGATGATTATCAGTTTTGTTCGTTTTTATTTTGTTCACGGTACCTGTCTGTATGGCTGTTTCAGGCAGAGAACGAATTAACCCATATCGATACTTGTGGTGTAATACTGCAAGCTGCAAGTAGGCCTCTTCTCCTTCGGGAACAAAGGGTGCGTTCACGTGAAAATCCACAATCTTTTCATGCCCACTGCCTGACCGGAAACCCTGTGGCGTATCCAATAACCAGGAGATTGTAGATAATTCGTTAATTGTCCTCACTTTTCCCAGAGCAGCCATATATATATACTAAAACCGATTTGGTTTTCGGTTTTACCGGAAACCAAATCTTGGTTGCAGCTATACTCGCTCAAATTTATCTCGGATAGTATCCGAAAACCATTATGAGATGAGTATAACAGCACCTACAGGCAGGTGAGAATTTTTCTCTAAGAAAAAGGGAGACAGAAAATTGTCAGGAATTATCTGATACCGCCGCGTGAATCCGCTGTCGAATAAATAAAAATGAAAGTATTTGTTGTTTAGAATTCAGAGAGAACCTGTCAGGGCATGGCAAAAAATATTTTTTTAGCGTCAACTGGTCCGGAATCGGGAAAAAGTGTTATCTGTCTTGGGCTCATTGATGCTCTGAGAGGGATTGTATCGAATGTAGGGTACTTTAAGCCCATAGGTCAGAAATATATCAAAGGTGAAGAGTTTGATAAAGAATCAAAAATGATTAGGGAGACATTTGGTATTGAAGATGAGCTGGTACATATGAATCCGGTGTCTCTCGATGAGTTAAAGAGTTATATCGCGAAAGATGATCATGAGGCCTTCTTTCAGAAAGTACAGAATTCTTACAGGAAAGTAGAGGATGGAAAAGATATTGTCATTATTGACGGCACAGACTATTTGGGGATGATGTCGGCTTTTGAGTTTGATATAAATGCTGAGCTTGCAAATCATCTCAATGCGGGAATAATTCTTATTGAAGATGGACAGGGAAAGTCGTTGAACGAGATCTGTACTGATGTGCTAACGGGTAAAGATTCCTTTGAAAAGCAATGCTGCGAATTTCTGGGTGTTGTTGTTAATAAAGTTGAAAATGAAAGATACGCAGCGGTTGATGAAGGGTTGCGGTTACAATTTAAGAACCGGAACGTAGACTATTTCGGCACAGTTCCCTTTGATTCAATATTGCCGAAACCACGTTTACATGATATTGCCAGGAGCCTGGATGCAGAGGTATTATTTGGTCAAGGGCACCTTTCAAATATTGCAGTTGAGACGATCATTGCCTCTATGGGATTTGGAAATGCACTGAAATATCTTCATGATGGAACATTGATTATTACAGGAGGAGATAGAGATGAGATACTCCTTGGCTGTATAGCATCCTTAATCTCACCAACCTGTCCCAATATTTCTGGCATCGTCTTGACAGGAGGGCTCATGCCAAATAAGAGTATGCAGGATTTAATTGGAAGTTTGAGCGATTTGCCACTACCCATCTGCAGTGTAAAGAGCAACACGATTGAGACGGCGAACAGAATTGACTCTCTCGAAGTTCATGTCTCTTCTGGTGATAGTCAGAAAATTGATATTACAAAGAGACTGGTTTTCCGTAATGTTGATTATGAAAAAATAAATGACAAGTTGAATCTGGTTAAGGTCAGGAAAAGGTCACCTGAGATGTTCAAATACGAACTCATAGAGAGAGCCCGTTCGGTAAAAAAACGAATAGTCCTTCCAGAGGGAAACGAAGAGAGGGTGTTGAAAGCCGCAGAATCCGTGAGAGCCAGGGGTATAGCTGATTTAGTGCTCCTTGGCAACAGAGACGAGATTTTGAAAAAAGCTGCTGTATTGGGTGTGAAACTGGACAGCGGGATTTCAATCATCGACCCAGCTCTATCAGAAAATTTTGATGATTATGTGAATACCTATTATGAGTTGAGGAAGCATAAAAACTATACGATAGACATGGTACTCGACAGGATGCAGGATAGTATCTATTACGGGACTATGATGATCTACAAGGGGGATGCTGATGGATTAGTTTCGGGTTCCGTCAATACAACTCAACACACTATCAGGCCGGCATTTGAAATAATCAAGACGAAACCGGGAATCGTAAACGCCTCCAGTGTTTTTTTCATGTGTCTGAAAGGGCGGGTGTTGGTATATGGAGATTGTGCCATAATCCCGAAACCAGATGCCGAACAGCTTGCAGATATAGCGATCTCAAGCGCAGATACAGCGAAGGATTTCAACATTATCCCGTATGTTGCTATGCTTTCCTATTCAACGGGTAAATCAGGAAAAGGACCGGAAGTTGAGAAGGTGAGAGAGGCGACTGAAATTGCACGGAGGAAAAGGCCTGACCTGAGCATTGAAGGCCCGATACAGTATGATGCCGCAGTTGATCCAGGTGTGGCCAGGATCAAACTTCCGGAGAGCACCGTTGCAGGTAAGGCGACTGTCCTCATCTTTCCAGACCTTAACACCGGAAATAATATATACAAGGCAGTGCAGAGATCTTCAGGAGCCATTGCCATAGGACCGGTCCTGC is drawn from Candidatus Scalindua sp. and contains these coding sequences:
- a CDS encoding VacJ family lipoprotein, translated to MRKSFLFFFVFFIVVSSYSEMIYAQTLQNLEKQSGSAESDKQGQGDYAVNDDSDFDSIDVELEATFVRDPIQPYNRAIHAFNDKFYFYAVKPMTKGYDKVVPEKAQLCVRNFFSNIKMPIRFFNCLFQGKFKGAGTEGLRFLINSTIGGVGFTDPAKKYFDLEKQDEDFGQTLGHYKMGNSIFIEWPFIGPSSVRDTIGYIGDMALNPLTIASFFVTPFITTGAGTYNEFNEVALEKGEMYETIVGSAIDPYIAVQDSYIQNRNKKIRE
- the pta gene encoding phosphate acetyltransferase — translated: MAKNIFLASTGPESGKSVICLGLIDALRGIVSNVGYFKPIGQKYIKGEEFDKESKMIRETFGIEDELVHMNPVSLDELKSYIAKDDHEAFFQKVQNSYRKVEDGKDIVIIDGTDYLGMMSAFEFDINAELANHLNAGIILIEDGQGKSLNEICTDVLTGKDSFEKQCCEFLGVVVNKVENERYAAVDEGLRLQFKNRNVDYFGTVPFDSILPKPRLHDIARSLDAEVLFGQGHLSNIAVETIIASMGFGNALKYLHDGTLIITGGDRDEILLGCIASLISPTCPNISGIVLTGGLMPNKSMQDLIGSLSDLPLPICSVKSNTIETANRIDSLEVHVSSGDSQKIDITKRLVFRNVDYEKINDKLNLVKVRKRSPEMFKYELIERARSVKKRIVLPEGNEERVLKAAESVRARGIADLVLLGNRDEILKKAAVLGVKLDSGISIIDPALSENFDDYVNTYYELRKHKNYTIDMVLDRMQDSIYYGTMMIYKGDADGLVSGSVNTTQHTIRPAFEIIKTKPGIVNASSVFFMCLKGRVLVYGDCAIIPKPDAEQLADIAISSADTAKDFNIIPYVAMLSYSTGKSGKGPEVEKVREATEIARRKRPDLSIEGPIQYDAAVDPGVARIKLPESTVAGKATVLIFPDLNTGNNIYKAVQRSSGAIAIGPVLQGLKRPVNDLSRGCKAEDIVYTVAITAIQAQSS